From a region of the Wolbachia endosymbiont (group B) of Gerris lacustris genome:
- a CDS encoding ankyrin repeat domain-containing protein — protein sequence MDEDNLLERIKNELKGKDEVEYNKFSKNFSKERQFSIKISEEAAEDWTLLHLATACNTMLIVELLLKKKASVSARVKDGSKNDGLTALHIAASCGHKDMVKRLLNDNRVNPSLKSKNKTPREIVGNTENKEAIEKMLKKAEQNFYTKHEKKN from the coding sequence TTGGATGAAGATAATTTACTTGAAAGAATAAAGAATGAGTTAAAAGGAAAAGATGAAGTAGAGTACAACAAGTTTAGTAAAAATTTTAGTAAAGAACGTCAATTTAGTATAAAAATTTCAGAAGAAGCTGCGGAAGATTGGACGTTGTTACATCTTGCTACAGCATGCAACACTATGTTAATAGTGGAACTTCTACTAAAAAAGAAAGCAAGTGTTAGCGCTCGAGTAAAAGATGGTTCTAAAAATGATGGACTAACTGCTTTGCATATTGCTGCTTCTTGTGGACATAAAGACATGGTAAAACGGTTACTAAATGACAATCGAGTCAATCCTTCATTAAAAAGCAAAAATAAGACTCCAAGAGAGATAGTTGGTAATACAGAGAATAAAGAAGCTATAGAGAAAATGTTAAAGAAAGCAGAACAAAATTTTTATACAAAGCATGAGAAAAAAAACTGA